ATTTGTTACGTCTTTAAATGAGCTAGCTTGTGATAAAGCATTTTGACCCGTCGTTGCATCTAAACACAATAATACTTCGTGCGGTGCATCAGGTATTGAACGTCCGATTACACGTTTTACTTTTTCTAATTCATTCATTAAATTAGATTTATTTTGTAATCTTCCTGCAGTATCACAAATTAAAATATCTACACCTTTATTTTTAGCTGCGTTTATAGCGTCATACATTACTGCTGCTGGGTCAGAACCTTCAGCTTGGCTGACGACCTCAACACCAACACGTTCGCCCCAAACTTTAAGTTGTTCGATAGCGCCGGCTCTAAATGTATCACCTGCTGCTAACATCACTTTTTTGCCTTCAGCTTGATAGCGGTGTGCTAACTTACCAATTGTTGTTGTTTTACCAACACCGTTAACACCAACCATTAAAATGACATTTAATCTATCGTCTTCTAAATTCATCACTTCAGAGTGTTCACTATCTTGGTGATAGATTTCTACTATTTTTTCAACGATAACTTCACGTAAATCTGCCGTTTCTTGAATATTTCTACGACGTGCTTCATCACGTAATTCATCTACTAATTGCATTACGGTATTAAAGCCTACATCAGCTGTAATTAACATTTCTTCCAATGCCTCGAAGAAATCTTCATCAACTTTACGGTATTTAGCAATTAAATTATTTAACTGTTCTTGGAAGTTTTGACGTGATTTTTCTAACCCGGCTTTGAATTTCGCACCTAATTGTTGTGCTTCAATTTCTTCAAAGTCTTCAATGGATATCATGCCGTCTTCGTCAAAATCTGCTTCTTTTAATTTTTTAGGTTTCTTTTTGGGTTTTTCCTCTGTCGACTCAACTTCACTGTCATCTGTCAATGAGGTGTCGAGTTGATTTTGTTCTTGTTCTTCTTGTTGGTCTGCACCTGAAAATTTATTTTTTAAGCGTTTGAAAAAACTCATGCTTGTTCCTCCTTCATTACTTCGTCAATCGTATTTAAGTTCACACTCACAAGTTTAGAAACTCCTGATTCTTGCATTGTAACACCATATAGTCTATCGGAATATTCCATTGTACCTTTTCTATGCGTGATAACTATAAACTGCGTTTGATCAGATAAATTATTTAAATAATTCGCATATCTAATAACGTTTGCTTCATCGAGCGCCGCTTCTACTTCGTCGAGTATAACAAATGGTGCAGAACGCACTTTTAATATTGCAAATAACAATGCAATCGCGCTTAGCGCTCTTTCGCCACCACTTAATAATGACAAGTGTTGTAGTTTTTTACCTGGAGGTTGTACTATAATATCAACCCCTGCAGATAAATAATCATCATCAGTTAAACGTAGCTCTGCCTGTCCGCCACCAAATAAAGTTTTAAATACTTCTGTAAAATGACCTTGTACAGCATGGAACGTTTCTTTAAAACGATCTTTCACTTCTTGGTCCATTTCGTCAATAATTTGTTCTAACGTAACTTTAGCTTCTCTTAAATCTGTACGCTGTTCATTTAAGAATGTATAACGTTCGTTGATTTCTTCAAATTGTTCAATTGCATTTAAATTAACTGGGCCAAGTTCTTCAATAGACATTTTTGTTAATTTAACTTTTTTACGTAATGTATCGATATCTTCGTCTAATTCATATAATTCTTTCGCACGTTCAAAAGTTAAATGATACGTTTCACTTAAATGATCGATTGCATGATTAATTAATACATCAAGTCTAGATTGTTCTGATTTAATATCTTGATAGCTATTTTCGATAGATAAGATATCTCTATGTGCTTCTTGTAATAAAGCATCAGTTTCTTCTACCGTCTCATTTAACTGACTTCTTTGTTCTTTTATTTCTGCCAGTTTGGCAGTTAACGTTTCTTTCTCTGCCTTACTATCATCGATATTTTGTTGCACGTTATCAAACGCCTTTTGGCCTGTCATATCTTCAGAATTAAAGAAATTAATTTGTTCTTCAATCTTTTGTTGTTGCTCTGTTGCTGAAGTAAGCTGTTTATTTAAGCGCTCTTCTTCTTGACGTTGACTCTTCAATCTTTCTTTAACTACTGCTAAATCAGATTGCTTTTGATGTAATTGCTGTTGCGTTTGCGTAGTATTTTCTTTACCCTCTTTTGATAATTTAGTATAAACATCAATATCTTTCTCTAATTGTTGTAAAGAGGTTTGAATTTCTTCTAATTTTTGCTTTTTATCTGCTAAAGTTTGACGACTCGTTTCACTTTGGTAACCATCATTTTTTTCAAACTCAAATTCTTCATGTTCATTTTTAAGATGGCTTTCACTTTTCCGTAATTTATCTAACTCTAGCTCATATTCGTGAACGACTTGCTTCACCTTATTATACTGCTGACTCAAATCAAAATAAGATTCGCTTAAACCATCTGATTTTTCTTTTAACGATTTATACTCTTGTTCAAAATTAACTGTCTGTCTTTGATAGTCTTCCAGTTGGTTACGCATAGAATTAAGTTCATCTTTTTGAGCTAAAATACTTTTCGTTTTTCTATCGCCACCGCCTGTCATAGATCCGCCAGGGTTAACAATATCTCCATCTAAAGTAACAATTCTTGTACGGTAACGAATGGCTCTTGCTAATTCATTGGCGTGTTTCAAATCATCAACGATTATGGTGTTGCCTAATAAGTTTTGGATGACCTTTTGATATTTATCATTTGTTTCCACGCCTTCAGCTGCTATCGTTACAAATCCTTCAGATTGTTGTGCAGATTGACGAATATCCATAGCTAATTGTCGTGATTGTACAACATTTAATGGTAAAAACGTTGCACGCCCTAAACCATTTTGCTTTAAGTATTGTATCGCCGCGCGTCCATCTTTTTCAGTATCAACAATGACGTGTTGTAATGAGGCACCTAATGCAGTTTCAATCGCCTTTGTTAAATTTGAAGGTACTTGGATAATTTCAGCCACTGCACCATGAATACCTGATAGTTTTTGTTCTTTAGCTTTCAAAATATGCTTTACACCATTGAAGAAATAACTATAGTCTTCTTGTTGTGTTGCAATGCTATCAATTCGAGATTTTAACTTTTCATTATATCTATAAGCTTGATGTAATTTATCTTCATATTCAGTTTGTTGTTGTTTCGTTGCAGTTAATTGTTTTTCACACGATTTTAGTTCTTTATCTAGCTTATTTAATTCACGTTGCTTTTCATCATACTGTTGTTGCTTATCGTTAATTTCGCTTTGCAATTCTTTTAGTTGGTTATAAGCTTCAAGTAATCGTGAGTCTAATCTAGATTGCTTGCTTTCATTTTCTTGAATCGTATGTTCTAAAAAGCGAATATCGTTATTTACATCAGATTGTTCTGATATCAATGTATAATATTCGTCTCTTATTGCTTCTAATTTTTCATCATGTTGCTCATCAGAAACATAAAGTTGTGATTCAATTTGTTCGATTTCTTTAGTTAATTGTTGTTGCTGCTTACTTAATGAGCTACGCTGCTCTTTT
The Staphylococcus kloosii genome window above contains:
- the ftsY gene encoding signal recognition particle-docking protein FtsY is translated as MSFFKRLKNKFSGADQQEEQEQNQLDTSLTDDSEVESTEEKPKKKPKKLKEADFDEDGMISIEDFEEIEAQQLGAKFKAGLEKSRQNFQEQLNNLIAKYRKVDEDFFEALEEMLITADVGFNTVMQLVDELRDEARRRNIQETADLREVIVEKIVEIYHQDSEHSEVMNLEDDRLNVILMVGVNGVGKTTTIGKLAHRYQAEGKKVMLAAGDTFRAGAIEQLKVWGERVGVEVVSQAEGSDPAAVMYDAINAAKNKGVDILICDTAGRLQNKSNLMNELEKVKRVIGRSIPDAPHEVLLCLDATTGQNALSQASSFKDVTNVTGIVLTKLDGTAKGGIVLAIRNELHIPVKYVGLGEKLDDLQPFNPESYVYGLFADMIEENVDELPEDTDESSTLDEEGSTDGSK
- the smc gene encoding chromosome segregation protein SMC; its protein translation is MVYLKSIDTFGFKSFAEHTTVHFDKGVTAIVGPNGSGKSNITDAIKWVLGEQSAKSLRGAKMEDIIFSGAEHRNAQNYAEVKLKLDNKSGKLQIDEQEVVVTRRLYRSGDSEYFLNNDKARLKDIVDLFLDSGLGKEAFSIISQGRVDEILNAKPIDRRQILEESAGVLKYKKRKTASVQKLDQTEDNLTRVEDILYDLEGRVEPLREEAAIAKEYKHLSKEMEKSDVLVTVHDIEQYNDNINKLDNNLNNLKSQQETKEAQKVQHSNAITKYKAERQQLDDTIESLNYKLVKATEEVEKYTGQLNVLEERKKNQSETNARFEEEQESVAVQIEQLQQELAKAKEQRSSLSKQQQQLTKEIEQIESQLYVSDEQHDEKLEAIRDEYYTLISEQSDVNNDIRFLEHTIQENESKQSRLDSRLLEAYNQLKELQSEINDKQQQYDEKQRELNKLDKELKSCEKQLTATKQQQTEYEDKLHQAYRYNEKLKSRIDSIATQQEDYSYFFNGVKHILKAKEQKLSGIHGAVAEIIQVPSNLTKAIETALGASLQHVIVDTEKDGRAAIQYLKQNGLGRATFLPLNVVQSRQLAMDIRQSAQQSEGFVTIAAEGVETNDKYQKVIQNLLGNTIIVDDLKHANELARAIRYRTRIVTLDGDIVNPGGSMTGGGDRKTKSILAQKDELNSMRNQLEDYQRQTVNFEQEYKSLKEKSDGLSESYFDLSQQYNKVKQVVHEYELELDKLRKSESHLKNEHEEFEFEKNDGYQSETSRQTLADKKQKLEEIQTSLQQLEKDIDVYTKLSKEGKENTTQTQQQLHQKQSDLAVVKERLKSQRQEEERLNKQLTSATEQQQKIEEQINFFNSEDMTGQKAFDNVQQNIDDSKAEKETLTAKLAEIKEQRSQLNETVEETDALLQEAHRDILSIENSYQDIKSEQSRLDVLINHAIDHLSETYHLTFERAKELYELDEDIDTLRKKVKLTKMSIEELGPVNLNAIEQFEEINERYTFLNEQRTDLREAKVTLEQIIDEMDQEVKDRFKETFHAVQGHFTEVFKTLFGGGQAELRLTDDDYLSAGVDIIVQPPGKKLQHLSLLSGGERALSAIALLFAILKVRSAPFVILDEVEAALDEANVIRYANYLNNLSDQTQFIVITHRKGTMEYSDRLYGVTMQESGVSKLVSVNLNTIDEVMKEEQA